Part of the Cryptosporangium arvum DSM 44712 genome, CGGCATCGAAGAGGTCTCGCACGCGGCGAACTGTAACTAGTGGGACAGGTGTTCGCCGGTTTCGGGGGCGCCGTGTCGGGCCTGGGAGTATGCGTGCATGCAGGGTCGAGCCGTCACGTCGCGGGCGTTGCGCCTGCTCGGTGCGTTCGACGCCGAGCATCCGCGGCTCCGGCTGTCCGCGCTCGCCCGGCGGGGCGGCCTGCCGCTGAGCACCGCCCACCGGCTGGTCGCCGAACTCGAGGAGTGGGGCGCCCTCGACCGCGAGCCCGATGGCGCCTACGTCGTCGGGCGGCGGATCTGGCAGCTCGCGCTGCTGGCCCCGATCCACGGCGAGCTACGTGAGATCGCGATGCCGTACCTCGAGGACGTCCACCGCGCGACCGGCGAGAACGTGCACCTGGCGATCCGCGACGGCGGGCACTCGCTGTACATCGAGCGGATTTGGAGCCGCGCGTCGGTGCCGCTGGAGAGCAAGGTCGGGCGCCGGTTGCCGCTGCACGCGACGGCCGCGGGAAAGGCGCTGCTGGCCGCGGCGGCCCCGGAGGTCGTCGAGGCCGCGCTGGCCGCGCCGGAGCGGCTGACCCCGCACACGGTCACCGACCCGGCGGCGCTGCGCCGCGACCTGGCCGAGGTGCGCTCCCGCGGGTACGCGTACAGCGCCGGGGAGGCCACGCCCGGCACCTGGTCGATCGCGGTCGGCGTCCCGGGGCCGCTCCGCACCACGCTGGCGTCGCTCGCCGTGGTCGCGGGCGGCCCGGACGACCCGGGTACCGCGACCGGACCGGAGCTGCGCCGGCTCGCGGCCGTCCTGATGGTCGCCGCGTCCGCCCTCGGCCGCGAGCTCGGCAAAACGGCTTGGTCACGGGGGCCAGTCTGAACCCGTGGACGCGGCGATACGCACCTACTACGAGCGCGGCGGGGAGCTGACCCGGCTCGACGCCGGGAACGGGCGGCTGGAGTTCCTGCGCACGCAGGACATTCTCCGGCGGGTGCTGCCGCCGGGCCCGGTGCTCGACGTCGGCGGCGCCACCGGGGTCCACGCCCGCTGGCTGGCGGCCGACGGCCACCCGGTCCGGCTCGTCGACCCGCTCCCGTCGCACGTGGCGCACGCCGCGTCGATCCCCGGCGTCGACGCCGTGCGGGGCGACGCCCGGCGCCTGGACGAGCCGGCCGGCGCGTACGCGGCGACGCTCCTGCTCGGCCCGCTCTACCACCTGACCGACCGGGCCGACCGGATCGCGGCCCTGCGTGAGGCCGTGCGCGTCACCGCGCCGGGCGGGGTCGTGGTGGCGGCGACGATCGCGCGGCACGCCGGGCTGTGGGACGCGGTGGCCCCCGACCGCTACGCGCGCCCGGCGGTGCGGCACCTCGTCGAGGTCGAGGTCGCCACCGGGGTGCACGACGGGCTGGCCGAGGAGCTGCTCACGCTCGCGTACTTCCACACCGCCGACGAGATCCGCGACGAGTTCGCCGCGGCGGGGCTGCCCGGCGCCACCCGGTACGCGTGGTCGAACAGGACGAGAGCCAGTTCGGGGCCACCTCGCACCTGCTCACGGTCGGGCGGCGGCCAGCGAGCGGCTGAGCCATTCGCTCATCAGCGTCCGCTCGGCGTCGGTGAGGGCAGGCAGTTCGCCGATCCGCGTGCCGAACGTGACCGCGACCGTGCGCAGCGAGTCGTCGGCCGCCGCCGGCCGGGCGCTGAGGATGCGGCCGGCGACCGCGTCGAACATCGCGTCGGCGAGGCCCTCGTCGCGCTGGTCGGCGGGTTGGCCGAGCAGCGTCAGCACCGTGCCGGTACCGGCCGAGTGGATGATCCACACCGCGCGGTCCTCGTCGACGCGCAGCAGCCCGGCGGTGGCCAGCGCGCGGATCTTGCCGCGCAGCTTCTCGATGCCCGCGGCCAGCGCCGGTGACGGGGTGCTGCGCTCCCGGGCGTAGAGCAGCGCATAGAGGCCGGGGTTGGCCAGGCCGAACCGGATCTGGGCGTGCCAGCCGGAGCGGAGGTCGGCGACCGGGTCGTCGTCGACGTCCTGCCGCACCTTCTCCGCGACGTAGGTGGCCATCACGTGTTCGGCGACCGCGTCGACGAGCCCCTCCTTGTCGCCGAACAGCCGGTAGATCGTGGGCGCCTGGACGTCGGCGGCCTCGGCCACGGCGCGGGTGGTCACCGCGCGGACCCCCTGCTCGCGCAGGAGCTTGGCCGCGGCTTCGACGATCTGGTCTCTTCCGGTCACCTATCAACGATAACAAATCGACGTTAGCGCTGGAATCGAACCAGTGCTAACGTCATTTGCGTAGCACTGGAAACAACCAGGGAGTCAGCCATGTTCGTCATCACCGGAGCCACCGGCCAGCTCGGATCGCGGATCGTCGAGCGGCTGCTGCGGCAGGTGCCGGCCGAGCGCGTCGCGGTCAGCGTGCGTGAACCGGCGAAGGCCGGCGCGCTCGCCGAGCGCGGCGTCCGGGTCCGCGGCGCGGACTTCACCGACCCGGCCTCGCTGCGCGACGCGTTCGAGGGCGCCGAGCAGGTGCTCGTCGTCTCGGCCGCGATCCGCGGCGCCGACGAGGCGGTCGCCGCGAACACCGCCGCGCTCGACGCGGCCAAGGCGGCCGGCGCGAAGCGGATCCTCTACACCAGCCACCAGGCGGCGTCCCGCGACTCGCTGTTCGGCGCGGCGCAGACGCACGCGCGCACCGAGGAGCACCTGGCCGGGCTCGGCGTGCCGTTCACCGCGCTGCGCAACGGCTACTACGCCACGGCGATCGGCCTGACCCTCGGTGGTGTCCGGGAGACCGGCCGGCTGGCGCTGCCAGCGGACGGCCCGTTCTCCTGGACCTGGCACGACGACCTGGCCGACGTCGCGGTGGCCGCGCTGACCACCGACGGCCTCTTCGACGGCGCCACGCCGCCGCTGACCGCCCCCGAAGCGCTGGACTTCGAGGGCGTGGCCGCCGTCGTCGGCGAGGTGCTCGGCCGCACCGTGACCCGGGTCGTGGTCAGCGACGAGGAGTGGGCCGCCGCCAGCGGGCTACCGCCGGCCGCCGCCGAGTTCATGCTCGGCATGTTCCGCGCCGCCCGCCGGGGCGAGTTCGCGGTCACCGACCCGACGCTGGAGACGGTGCTCGGCCGGCCCGCGACCCGCGTGCGTACCGTCCTGGAGCGGCTGCTTCAGGCCTGAACGATCGCGAACTCGACCACGGCGAGTTCCTGCCGCTCGCTGCCCTCGACGCGGACCGCGGTGAGGCGGTGCAGGCCCCACTCGACGAACGTGAGGTCGGCGAGTTCGATGACCCGCGGCTCGTGGATCGGCGTCCCCGGGATCTGGTGGATCGTGTTCACGACGAAGTGGTGATCGACGTGGCCGAGCGCTTTCGTCGGCCCCTCGATCTCGATCCGGATCACCGGGGTGCGGTCGACCTCGTCGGGCGTGACGCCGAAGACGGCGGCGAACGTGACGTTCGCGGTCGCGGGCAACGCGGGGAGCTTGGCCCACTCCCAGCCGGCGCCCTCCACGTACAACAGCCCGGCTTCCACATGGGCTGAATGCGCGACCATCGCCGCCACTGCACGCATGAACCGTGTCCCCTCGCTCCCAGGTTTCCTCCCCCGAGTTTCGCAGGTCGGTGCACGGTCGGAATCCCGGGATACCGTGATCGGCGTGGAACCGCGCGCGCTGATCGGTGAGTGGACGATGGCCCGGCGGGTCGTCGATCGGTCGGCCGGGACGTACGGAACGGTGGCCGGAGCGCTCGTCGTCACGGCGTTCGAGTCGGGGGTGCGGTTCGCGGAGAGTGGCGTCCTGCGCTGGCAGGGGGCCGAGCTCCCGGTCTACCGCGTCTCGTTGCTGCAGCCGCTCGACGGCGAGTGGTGGATGTTGTTCGAGGACGGCCGGCCGTTCCACCCGTGGCGGCCGGGCACACCGGTCGTCCACCCGTGTGGCCGGGACACCTACGACGGGGTGGTCGCGCTGGACCGCGGAGGCCACCGCCTGCGGACGCTCTGGGACGTGCACGGCCCGGCCAAGCGCCAGCGGCTGGTCACGCGCTTCACGCGTTAACTCATCACGGCCCGGTCGCGACGCGGCGCGGCGGCTGTGCCTCCACCGGGCCGAGCGGCGAAGATGCCCGGACACCGAGGGAGGTCGACGATGACTACTCAAGACGTTCCGGTGCTGGAGGTGTCCGAACCGCAGGCCGGCGAGGCGCCCGGGTTCGCGGTCGGGGTGACGCTGGGCGGGAAGCTCGCGCCCGACGTCGCCCGCTACGCCCGGACGGCGATCCGGGCCGCGGTCGGGGACCACCGCGGCCCGGTGCTCCGCGCCGACGTGCGGATCGTGCGCTACGACGACCCGTCGCTGGAGCGGCCGGTCGCGTCCTACGCCACCGTCAACCTGAACGGCACGCGGGTCCGCGTCCACACGACGGCGACCACCGCCCACGAGGGGCTGGACGAACTCCGGCAGGAGCTCCGCGCGGCGCTCGACCGCTCGGACTCCGACCGGCGCGCCGACGCGCAGCGCCGCCCCGCGGCCACGCAGATGCCGGCCGCGCCACGCATCCGGGTGCCGGGCGTGGTGTCGGGGGAGTGCAGCGTGGACGAGGCGATCGGGGTGCTGGACCTGCTCGACCGGGACTTCGAGTTGTTCCACGACAGCGGCAGCGGCGAGGACACGGTCGTGTACCGGGCCGGCCCGACCGGCTACCGGCTGGTGCAGGCGCGCCGCTCGCCGATCGAGCGCTGCCCGGCGGTCGCGGTGTCGATCGACCGCGAGCCCGCCCCGCGGCTGAGCGTCGAGGTGGCGGCGATCCGGCTGGCGCGCAGCGAAGCGCCGTTCGTGTTCTTCACCGACGTGGCGACGGACCGGGGCACGGTGCTCTACGTCCGCCGCGACGGCGACTACGGCCTGGTGACGCTGGACTGAGCGCGGTCGACGGTGCCGTGCCACGAGCCCGTAGCCGCATCACGGGCGCCGAGCGGTCAGGCGGCGGCCCGGAAGTCGGCCAGTCCGGGGCCGTGCTGGCGGCGGAGTTCGGCGGCCAGGGACTCGGGGGCGGTGTAGTAGCCCACCAGGTACCCCCGGCAGGACAGGCGGAGGCGGGGGACGCCGTCCAGCGTCACCGGCTCGATCGCCCACTCGCCGCAGCACACGCACCTCATACGACCCAACGTGCGTCGGCGAAGTTGCAGGCCGATCGGCCGCAGGGTCGATCTTCGGCCCGCGCGGCGGTTGGTGCGGGCGGCCGCCACCCCGGGCCGGGACGGCGACGGCCCGGTTCCGGCGCCAGCTCCGGCGGCGCGTCGCTACGCTCGAGAGGATGACACGACGCCCGGCGGAGGGGCGCCCCTCGTGACGCTCCGGATCGCGACCCTGAACGTCTGCGGGCTGCCGTCCTGGCTGTCGCGGCTGCCGCCGATCGAGGACCGGGCCGCCGGGATCGGCCGGTCGCTCGAAGCGTCCGAGGTCGACGTGTTCACGGTCCAGGAGCTCTGGGGCCGACGCTCGGCGCGCGCGTTGCAGCGGCACCTGCCGTCGTTCCGGCACGTGGCGTGGCACGCGGCGGCGAGCGGCGGCCCGGCCGGGGGAGTGGCGACGTTCTCGCGGCGCCCGCTCGGCCCGGTGCGCTACCGCTCGTTCGCCGGCACCGCCCCGCGCACCAGCACGCCGTCGTTCCGCGCCTGGCGCGCGCTCAACGCCCGCCGGCAGGGCATGCTCGCGGTGACGCTCGACGACGTCCTGATCGTCACCACGCACCTCACCGCGAACAAGGACGGCGACTGGTCGGAGGGCAACCGCTACTACCAGTTCCACCGCGACCAGCTCGCGGTGCTCCACGCGTTCGTGCGGGAGCGGGGACCGGCCCGGCAGACCGTGCTCACCGGCGACTTCAACATCGCGAGCCGCTCGCCGCTCCACCGGTTCGTGACCGAGGACGGCGCGTGGCACGACCCGTTCGAGCACACCGACCTGACGACGTTCCGCGCCGAGTACCTTCCGCGCGGCTCCACCGTCCACCGCATCGACTACATCCTGCTCGACGGACCGGCCGAGGCCCACGACGCGCGCGCCCTGTTCGCCGACGAGGTGCTGTCCGACCACGTCGGCCTCACGCTCGCGCTCCGCGGCGGTACTCGCGTGGTGACACCCCCACCACCCGTTTGAACGCGGTGCTGAACGCGGTCTCCGACCCGTACCCCACGGACCGGGCGATCACGGCCACCGGCTCGTCGCCGCGGCGCAGCCGGTTCGACGCCAGCTCCATCCGCCAGCCGGTCAGGTACTCCAGCGGGGCCCGGCCGACGACCGCGGTGAACCGCTCGGCGAGCGTCGAGCGCGACACCGAGGCCGCGTCGGCCAGCGAGGCGACGGTCCACGGGGCGGCGGGCGCGGCGTGCACGGCACGCAGCGCGGCTGCCACCACCGGATCGGTCAACCCCGCGAGCCAGCCCGTCACGGCCGCGTCGGCGCGCCCCAGGTGCCAGCGCAGGATCCGGACGAACAGCACGACCGCCAGATGCTCGGCCACCAGCGCCGCCCCCAGCGCCGGTGACCGGAGCTCGCTCCCGATCTCGTCCAGCGCCCAGCGCAGGGCGTCGGCCTGATCACCGGGCACGTGGATCACCGGCGGCAACGCGTCGAGCAGGACGGCGCCGGCCCGGTCTCCGAACGAGAACCGGCCGCCGACCAGCACCACGTCCGCGCCCTCGCCGGTGTGCGCCATCCCGTCGGCCGCGGCGGCGAACACCGGCCCGGCCGGCACCGCTGGTGCCGCGAGGTCGGACGCCAGCACGTACGGCACCGGCCGCGTCAGCAGGTAACAGTCACCGGCGGTCAGCCGGACGGTCTCGTCCCCGACCCGCAACCAGCACTGCCCCTCGCGGACGACGTTGAACTTCACGCCGTCCGGCGCGGCGAACGCCACCGCCCACCGCCCCCCGGCGGTCAGCCCGGCCGACACGTGGCCGCGGGCGTCGAGCAGAGTGAGCACGCCTTCCAACGGATCCTGGACGATCACGAACAAACTCCGGTCGATCGATACTGTTAAGTCCAGAATACCGAGCGATGCTGGAACCATGACCACCTTGAACGGCCGCCGCGCCCTCGTCACCGGCGGTGCCTCCGGCATCGG contains:
- a CDS encoding endonuclease/exonuclease/phosphatase family protein yields the protein MTLRIATLNVCGLPSWLSRLPPIEDRAAGIGRSLEASEVDVFTVQELWGRRSARALQRHLPSFRHVAWHAAASGGPAGGVATFSRRPLGPVRYRSFAGTAPRTSTPSFRAWRALNARRQGMLAVTLDDVLIVTTHLTANKDGDWSEGNRYYQFHRDQLAVLHAFVRERGPARQTVLTGDFNIASRSPLHRFVTEDGAWHDPFEHTDLTTFRAEYLPRGSTVHRIDYILLDGPAEAHDARALFADEVLSDHVGLTLALRGGTRVVTPPPPV
- a CDS encoding TetR/AcrR family transcriptional regulator, whose product is MTGRDQIVEAAAKLLREQGVRAVTTRAVAEAADVQAPTIYRLFGDKEGLVDAVAEHVMATYVAEKVRQDVDDDPVADLRSGWHAQIRFGLANPGLYALLYARERSTPSPALAAGIEKLRGKIRALATAGLLRVDEDRAVWIIHSAGTGTVLTLLGQPADQRDEGLADAMFDAVAGRILSARPAAADDSLRTVAVTFGTRIGELPALTDAERTLMSEWLSRSLAAARP
- a CDS encoding sigma 54 modulation/S30EA ribosomal C-terminal domain-containing protein, translating into MTTQDVPVLEVSEPQAGEAPGFAVGVTLGGKLAPDVARYARTAIRAAVGDHRGPVLRADVRIVRYDDPSLERPVASYATVNLNGTRVRVHTTATTAHEGLDELRQELRAALDRSDSDRRADAQRRPAATQMPAAPRIRVPGVVSGECSVDEAIGVLDLLDRDFELFHDSGSGEDTVVYRAGPTGYRLVQARRSPIERCPAVAVSIDREPAPRLSVEVAAIRLARSEAPFVFFTDVATDRGTVLYVRRDGDYGLVTLD
- a CDS encoding DUF6314 family protein — protein: MEPRALIGEWTMARRVVDRSAGTYGTVAGALVVTAFESGVRFAESGVLRWQGAELPVYRVSLLQPLDGEWWMLFEDGRPFHPWRPGTPVVHPCGRDTYDGVVALDRGGHRLRTLWDVHGPAKRQRLVTRFTR
- a CDS encoding IclR family transcriptional regulator, whose product is MQGRAVTSRALRLLGAFDAEHPRLRLSALARRGGLPLSTAHRLVAELEEWGALDREPDGAYVVGRRIWQLALLAPIHGELREIAMPYLEDVHRATGENVHLAIRDGGHSLYIERIWSRASVPLESKVGRRLPLHATAAGKALLAAAAPEVVEAALAAPERLTPHTVTDPAALRRDLAEVRSRGYAYSAGEATPGTWSIAVGVPGPLRTTLASLAVVAGGPDDPGTATGPELRRLAAVLMVAASALGRELGKTAWSRGPV
- a CDS encoding AraC family transcriptional regulator: MVQDPLEGVLTLLDARGHVSAGLTAGGRWAVAFAAPDGVKFNVVREGQCWLRVGDETVRLTAGDCYLLTRPVPYVLASDLAAPAVPAGPVFAAAADGMAHTGEGADVVLVGGRFSFGDRAGAVLLDALPPVIHVPGDQADALRWALDEIGSELRSPALGAALVAEHLAVVLFVRILRWHLGRADAAVTGWLAGLTDPVVAAALRAVHAAPAAPWTVASLADAASVSRSTLAERFTAVVGRAPLEYLTGWRMELASNRLRRGDEPVAVIARSVGYGSETAFSTAFKRVVGVSPREYRRGARA
- a CDS encoding NAD(P)H-binding protein: MFVITGATGQLGSRIVERLLRQVPAERVAVSVREPAKAGALAERGVRVRGADFTDPASLRDAFEGAEQVLVVSAAIRGADEAVAANTAALDAAKAAGAKRILYTSHQAASRDSLFGAAQTHARTEEHLAGLGVPFTALRNGYYATAIGLTLGGVRETGRLALPADGPFSWTWHDDLADVAVAALTTDGLFDGATPPLTAPEALDFEGVAAVVGEVLGRTVTRVVVSDEEWAAASGLPPAAAEFMLGMFRAARRGEFAVTDPTLETVLGRPATRVRTVLERLLQA